A section of the Cryobacterium soli genome encodes:
- a CDS encoding ATP-binding cassette domain-containing protein translates to MSAAETAILQVRGVGKVYGSVIALSDISTSVSAGEVLCVLGDNGAGKSTLLKILAGVHSHSSGELLLDGTAVRFGGPRQALDAGIATVYQDLAIVPLMPVWRNFFLGSELSAGVGPFSRLRVAEMRAVTLEQLGRMGIDLRDVDQPIGTLSGGERQSVAIARAIYFGARVVILDEPTSALGVKQAGVVLRYVARARDNGLGVVFVTHNPHHAYPVGDRFLVLNRGTSLGEFDKAGITIEELTRLMAGGAELDSLAREIERG, encoded by the coding sequence ATGAGCGCCGCGGAGACGGCCATCCTGCAGGTGCGCGGGGTGGGCAAGGTCTACGGCTCGGTCATCGCCCTCAGCGACATCTCCACCTCGGTGTCGGCGGGAGAGGTGCTCTGCGTCCTGGGCGACAACGGCGCGGGCAAGTCGACGCTGCTCAAGATCCTCGCCGGAGTGCACTCGCACTCCTCGGGCGAACTGCTGCTCGACGGAACCGCCGTGCGTTTCGGCGGCCCCAGGCAGGCCCTCGACGCCGGGATCGCCACGGTCTACCAGGACCTGGCGATCGTGCCGCTGATGCCGGTCTGGCGCAATTTCTTCCTCGGATCCGAGCTGAGCGCCGGCGTCGGCCCGTTCTCGCGGCTCAGGGTCGCCGAGATGCGCGCGGTCACCCTGGAGCAACTGGGCCGGATGGGCATCGACCTGCGTGACGTCGACCAACCCATCGGCACCCTTTCCGGGGGAGAGCGGCAGTCGGTGGCGATCGCCCGCGCCATCTACTTCGGCGCCAGGGTCGTGATCCTCGACGAACCGACCTCCGCGCTCGGCGTCAAGCAAGCCGGGGTGGTGCTGCGCTACGTCGCGCGGGCCCGCGACAACGGACTCGGCGTCGTGTTCGTCACCCACAACCCGCACCACGCCTACCCGGTCGGGGACCGGTTCCTGGTGCTCAACCGCGGCACCAGCCTGGGCGAATTCGACAAGGCCGGCATCACCATCGAGGAACTCACCCGGTTGATGGCCGGCGGCGCCGAACTGGATTCACTGGCCAGGGAGATCGAGCGCGGCTGA
- a CDS encoding substrate-binding domain-containing protein — MSRIPARWARSGATAALALLTVTGLAACTGQPIASAGSAGAAAGASDRTYALVVHSVPGDAFWDVVKSGAEAAGTLYGATVTYQGDPDVQKQSQLIETAIAAQVDGIIVSMANPDGLRGALADAAAADIPVITINSGAEESASVGALTHVGQSEYLAGQGAGTKLTEAGAGKVICVIHEAGNAGLEDRCRGAADTLDGSMSNLQVDIANVADAQNTIKSALLADPTIDGVLTLNSAVGVAAAQAVAEAGSDAQIGTFDVSADVTGLISDGSILFAVDQQPYLQGYLPVSFFELFYTNGNVVGGNLPVYSGPGFVTQENADQVAGFAGNGTR, encoded by the coding sequence GTGTCGAGAATCCCTGCCCGCTGGGCCCGCTCCGGCGCGACTGCCGCCCTCGCCCTGCTCACCGTCACCGGTCTCGCCGCCTGCACCGGTCAGCCGATCGCGTCCGCCGGCTCGGCCGGCGCCGCGGCCGGCGCATCCGACCGCACCTATGCCCTCGTGGTGCACTCGGTTCCGGGCGACGCGTTCTGGGACGTCGTGAAGTCCGGCGCCGAGGCGGCCGGCACCCTCTACGGGGCCACGGTCACCTACCAGGGCGACCCGGATGTGCAGAAGCAGAGCCAGTTGATCGAGACGGCCATCGCCGCCCAGGTCGACGGCATCATCGTGTCGATGGCCAACCCCGACGGTCTCCGCGGCGCCCTCGCCGACGCGGCCGCCGCCGACATCCCGGTGATCACCATCAACTCCGGCGCCGAGGAATCCGCGTCGGTCGGCGCGCTCACCCACGTGGGGCAGAGCGAGTACCTGGCCGGGCAGGGGGCGGGCACCAAACTCACCGAGGCCGGCGCCGGCAAGGTCATCTGCGTCATCCACGAGGCCGGCAACGCCGGATTGGAAGACCGGTGCCGCGGTGCCGCGGACACCCTCGACGGCAGCATGAGCAACCTGCAGGTCGACATCGCCAACGTCGCGGATGCCCAGAACACCATCAAGAGCGCCCTGCTGGCCGACCCCACCATCGACGGTGTGCTCACCCTCAACTCCGCGGTGGGAGTCGCCGCGGCGCAGGCCGTGGCCGAGGCCGGCAGCGACGCCCAGATCGGCACGTTCGATGTCTCCGCCGATGTCACCGGGCTGATCAGCGACGGCAGCATCCTCTTCGCCGTCGACCAGCAGCCCTACCTGCAGGGCTACCTGCCGGTGAGCTTCTTCGAGCTGTTCTACACGAACGGCAACGTCGTCGGCGGTAACCTGCCGGTCTACTCCGGGCCGGGCTTCGTCACCCAGGAGAACGCCGACCAGGTCGCCGGGTTCGCCGGCAACGGCACGCGATGA
- a CDS encoding glutamine synthetase III, protein MSGNAMRLQAIRDVEAYVPPAVSFTDTETPGQIFGENVFSSVVMQKRLPKLVYKSVMATIEHGAMLDPLVADAVASAMKDWAMEKGASHYAHVFYPLTGLTAEKHDSFLEPVGDGTALAEFAGKTLVQGEPDASSFPNGGLRNTFEARGYTGWDVTSPAYVLENPNGNTLCIPTVFVSMTGEALDHKTPLLRSQQAMGEHAERILRLFGHDKPAKVVSFCGPEQEYFLVDRHFFLARPDLLNSGRTLFGAKPPKGQEFDDHYFGAIPERVLGFMMDTERELFKLGIPAKTRHNEVAPGQFEIAPMFERGNIAADHQQLLMTTFKAIAKKHGMECLFHEKPFQGVNGSGKHVNFSLGNNQLGSLLVPGDTPHDNAQFLVFCAAVIRAVHKYAGLLRVSVASATNDHRLGANEAPPAIISIFLGDQLADVFEQIKNGAATSSKGKGSMIIGVDTLPVLPTDPGDRNRTSPFAFTGNRFEFRAPGSMQTVSGPMVTINTIMAESLDYIATDLEAAVAAGTDFDTAVQSLLTQIITDHGAVVFNGDGYSDAWPIEAEKRGLANLRTTLDALPELITEPAMDLFEKYKVFNHREMHSRYEIGLEQYALTIGVEARLTLEMGTTQILPAAVRYQTELAVNVGALSAAGVDADTAPLLAVTGPVGELRSALAGLKAALDAETGHEALAEAEHARDALLPAMAAVRTAADALEDLVADDLWPLPTYQEMLFIL, encoded by the coding sequence ATGAGTGGAAATGCCATGCGTCTGCAGGCGATCAGGGACGTTGAGGCCTATGTGCCTCCGGCCGTCAGCTTCACCGACACCGAAACGCCCGGCCAGATCTTCGGCGAGAACGTGTTCAGCAGCGTCGTCATGCAGAAGCGGCTGCCGAAACTGGTCTACAAGTCGGTCATGGCCACCATCGAGCACGGCGCCATGCTCGACCCCCTGGTGGCGGATGCCGTCGCCAGCGCCATGAAGGACTGGGCGATGGAGAAGGGCGCGTCGCACTACGCGCACGTCTTCTACCCGTTGACCGGTCTGACGGCCGAGAAGCACGACAGCTTCCTCGAACCGGTCGGCGACGGCACGGCCCTGGCCGAGTTCGCGGGCAAGACCCTGGTGCAGGGCGAACCCGATGCGTCCAGCTTCCCCAACGGCGGTCTGCGCAACACCTTCGAAGCCCGCGGCTACACCGGCTGGGATGTCACCAGCCCCGCCTACGTGCTGGAGAACCCGAACGGCAACACGCTGTGCATCCCCACGGTGTTCGTCTCGATGACCGGAGAAGCCCTCGACCACAAGACCCCGCTGCTGCGCTCGCAGCAGGCGATGGGCGAGCACGCCGAACGCATCCTGCGCCTGTTCGGCCACGACAAGCCGGCCAAGGTCGTTTCATTCTGTGGTCCTGAGCAGGAGTACTTCCTGGTGGACCGGCACTTCTTCCTGGCCCGCCCGGACCTGCTGAACTCCGGCCGCACCCTGTTCGGCGCCAAGCCGCCCAAGGGCCAGGAGTTCGACGACCACTACTTCGGCGCCATCCCCGAGCGCGTGCTCGGCTTCATGATGGACACCGAGCGGGAGCTGTTCAAGCTCGGCATCCCCGCCAAGACCCGGCACAACGAGGTCGCGCCCGGCCAGTTCGAGATCGCCCCGATGTTCGAACGCGGCAACATCGCGGCCGACCACCAGCAGCTGCTGATGACGACGTTCAAGGCCATCGCCAAGAAGCACGGCATGGAGTGCCTCTTCCACGAGAAGCCGTTCCAGGGCGTCAACGGATCGGGCAAGCACGTCAACTTCTCGCTCGGCAACAACCAGCTGGGCAGCCTGCTCGTCCCCGGGGACACCCCGCACGACAACGCCCAGTTCCTGGTCTTCTGCGCCGCGGTCATCCGGGCCGTGCACAAGTACGCGGGCCTGCTGCGGGTCTCCGTGGCCTCGGCCACCAACGACCACCGGCTCGGCGCCAACGAGGCCCCGCCGGCGATCATCTCGATCTTCCTCGGCGACCAGCTGGCGGATGTCTTCGAGCAGATCAAGAACGGCGCCGCCACCTCCTCCAAGGGCAAGGGCAGCATGATCATCGGCGTCGACACCCTCCCGGTGCTGCCGACCGATCCCGGCGACCGCAACCGCACCAGCCCGTTCGCGTTCACCGGCAACCGGTTCGAGTTCCGCGCCCCGGGCTCGATGCAGACCGTGAGCGGCCCGATGGTCACCATCAACACGATCATGGCCGAGTCGCTGGACTACATCGCCACCGACCTCGAGGCCGCCGTCGCGGCGGGCACCGACTTCGATACGGCCGTGCAGTCGCTGCTCACGCAGATCATCACCGATCACGGCGCCGTCGTGTTCAACGGTGACGGGTACTCGGATGCCTGGCCGATCGAGGCCGAGAAGCGGGGACTCGCGAACCTGCGCACCACGCTCGACGCCCTGCCCGAGCTCATCACCGAGCCGGCCATGGACCTGTTCGAGAAGTACAAGGTCTTCAACCACCGGGAGATGCACAGCCGATACGAGATCGGCCTGGAGCAGTACGCACTCACGATCGGGGTGGAGGCCCGCCTCACCCTGGAAATGGGCACCACGCAGATCCTCCCGGCGGCAGTGCGGTACCAGACCGAGCTGGCCGTCAACGTCGGGGCGCTCTCGGCCGCCGGAGTGGACGCCGACACCGCGCCGCTCCTCGCCGTGACGGGCCCGGTCGGCGAGCTGCGGAGCGCCCTGGCCGGCCTGAAGGCCGCGCTGGATGCCGAGACCGGCCACGAGGCGCTGGCGGAGGCCGAGCACGCCCGGGATGCGCTGCTGCCGGCCATGGCCGCCGTGCGCACGGCCGCGGACGCGCTCGAGGACCTCGTCGCGGACGACCTGTGGCCGCTGCCGACCTACCAGGAGATGCTCTTCATCCTGTAG
- a CDS encoding ATP-dependent Clp protease ATP-binding subunit has translation MPTYFGPAGSENGSFDEFLARYLQGQRSAQSGRPIEITRLLSRRTHELLVQAAQFAVDHGHAHVDALHLLRVMVEQEPAASAIRRAGGDPAAIVTAADQRLPESSEQQATSAPALTPSAQRALLDAHQVARAFGSTYIDPEHLFFAFVVNQDAPAAQVLAAAGVTAESLQAGAQQAEADEAQAAAGNPVGDGTSDTPMLDTYGVDLTERARSGKLDPVIGRSDEIEQTVEILSRRTKNNPVLIGEAGVGKTAVVEGLAQAIVDGLVPEQLRGKRVIALDLPAMLAGTRYRGDFEERLTKTMDEISERSDEIIVFLDELHTVVGAGGSGEGGMDAGNILKPRLARGELHVVGATTLNEYRKVEKDPALERRFQPVRVGEPGIEDAVQILAGLQERYAEHHSVRYTDAAIRAAVEMSARYIPDRFLPDKAIDLIDQAGARARLALGSRVDVDGLREKQSALESAKADAVAAEQYEEASRLRDEAETIAATIDAAVVSQGGEDSGPSAVVDEAEIAAIIARATGIPASRLTAGDRERLARLEADLHERVIGQDDAVTVIAKAVRRNRTGMGDANRPVGSFLFLGPTGVGKTELAKSLAESLFGDEKAMLRFDMSEFSERHSVSRLVGAPPGYVGYDEAGQLTEHVRRNPYSVVLLDEIEKAHPDVFNLLLQVLDDGRLTDGQGRTVDFRNTVVIMTSNIGSEVLASRSGALGFTADLDGAGNGFGSEKALRDRVMAKLREAMRPEFLNRIDEVVLFRKLEQTQLRRIVRLLLGQTENRVHAQGHTLTVTDEAIDWIAEHGYEPEYGARPLRRVIQREVDDRIADLLVASALGDGGIVAVSVQDGALTVAAEPARMPLAA, from the coding sequence TTGCCTACATACTTCGGCCCGGCCGGATCCGAGAACGGTTCCTTCGACGAATTCCTGGCCCGCTACCTGCAGGGCCAGCGCTCCGCGCAGTCCGGTCGACCCATTGAGATCACCCGACTGCTGAGCCGGCGCACCCACGAGCTCCTCGTGCAGGCCGCACAGTTCGCCGTCGACCACGGCCACGCCCACGTCGACGCGCTGCACCTGCTGCGCGTCATGGTGGAGCAGGAACCCGCCGCGTCGGCCATCCGCCGGGCCGGCGGCGACCCGGCCGCGATCGTGACGGCCGCCGATCAGCGTCTGCCCGAGTCCAGCGAGCAGCAGGCCACCTCGGCGCCCGCGCTCACCCCGTCGGCCCAGCGCGCCCTGCTCGACGCCCACCAGGTGGCCCGCGCGTTCGGCTCCACCTACATCGACCCCGAGCACCTGTTCTTCGCGTTCGTGGTGAACCAGGACGCCCCGGCCGCCCAGGTGCTGGCCGCCGCCGGCGTCACCGCTGAGTCGCTGCAAGCCGGAGCCCAGCAGGCCGAGGCCGACGAGGCCCAGGCCGCCGCCGGCAACCCGGTCGGCGACGGCACCTCCGACACCCCGATGCTCGACACCTACGGCGTCGACCTCACCGAGCGGGCGCGCTCCGGCAAGCTCGACCCGGTGATCGGCCGCAGCGACGAGATCGAGCAGACCGTCGAGATCCTCTCCCGGCGTACCAAGAACAACCCGGTGCTGATCGGCGAGGCCGGCGTGGGCAAGACCGCCGTGGTCGAGGGCCTCGCGCAGGCCATCGTCGACGGCCTCGTGCCCGAGCAGTTGCGCGGTAAGCGCGTCATCGCGCTCGACCTGCCCGCCATGCTCGCCGGAACCCGCTACCGTGGCGACTTCGAGGAACGCCTCACCAAGACCATGGATGAGATCAGCGAACGCAGCGACGAGATCATCGTCTTCCTCGACGAGCTGCACACCGTCGTCGGTGCCGGCGGCTCCGGCGAGGGCGGCATGGACGCGGGCAACATCCTCAAGCCCCGCCTGGCGCGGGGTGAACTGCACGTCGTGGGCGCGACCACCCTGAACGAGTACCGCAAGGTCGAGAAGGACCCGGCCCTCGAACGACGCTTCCAGCCCGTGCGGGTGGGGGAGCCCGGTATCGAGGATGCCGTGCAGATCCTCGCCGGCCTGCAGGAGCGTTACGCCGAGCACCACTCGGTGCGCTACACGGATGCCGCGATCCGCGCCGCCGTGGAGATGAGCGCCCGGTACATCCCGGACCGGTTCCTGCCGGACAAGGCCATCGACCTGATCGACCAGGCCGGCGCCCGGGCCCGCCTGGCCCTCGGCTCCCGCGTGGACGTCGACGGGCTGCGCGAGAAGCAGTCGGCACTCGAGTCGGCGAAGGCCGACGCGGTCGCCGCCGAGCAGTACGAGGAGGCGTCCCGCTTGCGCGATGAAGCCGAGACTATCGCGGCGACCATCGACGCGGCCGTCGTCAGCCAGGGCGGCGAGGACTCCGGTCCGTCCGCCGTGGTGGACGAGGCCGAGATCGCCGCGATCATCGCCCGGGCCACCGGCATCCCGGCCAGCCGCCTCACCGCCGGTGACCGCGAGCGCCTGGCCCGGCTCGAGGCCGACCTGCACGAGCGGGTCATCGGGCAGGACGACGCCGTGACCGTGATCGCCAAGGCCGTGCGGCGCAACCGCACCGGCATGGGCGACGCGAACCGTCCGGTCGGCAGCTTCCTCTTCCTCGGCCCCACCGGCGTGGGCAAGACCGAACTGGCCAAGTCGCTGGCCGAGTCGCTCTTCGGCGACGAGAAGGCCATGCTGCGCTTCGACATGAGCGAGTTCAGCGAGCGCCACAGCGTGAGCCGCCTGGTCGGCGCCCCTCCCGGCTACGTCGGTTACGACGAGGCCGGTCAGCTCACCGAACACGTGCGGCGGAACCCCTACTCGGTGGTACTGCTCGACGAGATCGAGAAGGCGCACCCGGACGTGTTCAACCTGCTCCTGCAGGTGCTCGACGACGGCCGGCTCACCGATGGTCAGGGTCGCACGGTGGACTTCCGCAACACCGTGGTGATCATGACGTCGAACATCGGCTCGGAGGTGCTGGCCAGCCGCAGCGGCGCGCTCGGCTTCACCGCCGATCTGGACGGAGCCGGCAACGGCTTCGGTTCGGAGAAGGCGTTGCGCGACCGGGTGATGGCCAAGCTCCGCGAGGCCATGCGGCCCGAGTTCCTCAACCGGATCGACGAGGTCGTGCTGTTCCGTAAGCTCGAACAGACCCAGCTGCGCCGCATCGTGCGGCTCCTGCTGGGCCAGACCGAGAACCGGGTGCACGCCCAGGGCCACACCCTCACGGTGACCGACGAGGCGATCGACTGGATCGCCGAGCACGGGTACGAGCCCGAGTACGGCGCCCGGCCGCTCCGCCGGGTGATCCAGCGCGAGGTCGACGACAGGATCGCTGACCTGCTGGTGGCCTCGGCCCTCGGGGACGGCGGCATCGTCGCGGTGAGCGTGCAGGACGGCGCCCTCACGGTCGCGGCCGAGCCGGCCCGGATGCCGCTGGCCGCCTAA
- a CDS encoding ABC transporter permease, with the protein MTQLATPPRRDERLAATHPVVRLLRRPEMGALVAAAAIFGYFSLATTSFLTPAGAATWLYSASLFGIMAVAVAMLMIGGEFDLSAGAMTGTTGLLVGAFTTQWGMNLWLAMVLALLIALAVGAFNGFLVVRTGIPSFIVTLGTFFILQGLNLAGTKLVTGQVAIQGMSAVPGFDAGKAIFGSTIPVAGVNLKVSVFWWLGLTIVASWILLRTRYGNWIFAIGGALQSAVQTGVPVRRTRIGLFMGTAAAGWLVGMLSLFDVATVQATTGIGQEFVYIICAVVGGCLLTGGYGSAVGAALGALIYGMILQGIVFAQWDNNWLKAFLGGMLLLAVLVNLSVRRQAGVRE; encoded by the coding sequence ATGACGCAGCTGGCCACGCCACCCCGCCGGGACGAGAGACTCGCCGCGACGCACCCCGTGGTGCGCCTGCTGCGCCGCCCCGAGATGGGCGCGCTGGTCGCCGCCGCCGCGATCTTCGGCTACTTCTCCCTGGCCACCACCTCGTTCCTCACCCCGGCCGGCGCGGCCACCTGGCTCTACTCGGCGTCGCTGTTCGGCATCATGGCCGTGGCCGTGGCGATGCTCATGATCGGCGGCGAGTTCGACCTGTCCGCCGGTGCCATGACCGGCACCACGGGCCTGCTCGTCGGCGCCTTCACCACCCAGTGGGGCATGAACCTCTGGCTGGCCATGGTGCTCGCTCTGCTGATCGCCCTCGCTGTCGGCGCCTTCAACGGGTTCCTCGTCGTGCGCACCGGCATCCCGAGCTTCATCGTCACTCTTGGCACCTTCTTCATCCTGCAGGGCCTCAACCTCGCCGGCACCAAGCTCGTGACCGGCCAGGTCGCCATCCAGGGCATGAGCGCGGTACCCGGTTTCGACGCTGGTAAGGCGATCTTCGGGTCGACGATCCCGGTCGCCGGAGTGAACCTCAAGGTGTCGGTCTTCTGGTGGCTCGGCCTCACCATCGTCGCGAGCTGGATCCTGCTCCGCACCCGCTACGGCAACTGGATCTTCGCCATCGGCGGGGCGTTGCAGAGCGCCGTGCAAACCGGCGTTCCCGTGCGGCGCACCCGGATCGGCCTGTTCATGGGCACGGCCGCGGCCGGCTGGCTCGTCGGCATGCTGTCGCTCTTCGACGTGGCGACCGTGCAGGCCACCACCGGCATCGGCCAGGAATTCGTCTACATCATCTGCGCCGTCGTGGGCGGCTGCCTGCTCACGGGCGGCTACGGGTCCGCCGTCGGCGCGGCCCTCGGCGCGCTCATCTACGGCATGATCCTGCAGGGCATCGTTTTCGCCCAGTGGGACAACAACTGGCTCAAGGCCTTCCTGGGCGGGATGCTACTGCTCGCCGTGCTGGTCAACCTCTCGGTGCGCCGCCAGGCCGGAGTGCGCGAATGA
- a CDS encoding TetR/AcrR family transcriptional regulator yields MGGPKRPEQERVEEILATAYRIALADGLDAVTARRVATAAGISPGLVFFHFQSKDGLLLALLDVLLDGTLDALTAPGLAALAPWDRLERMVRGELERLAEYHAGVELLFAFYFSRRDDLFRSRIESSFGRYLEAFLPVCREVAAGSGPDGIRGPASGSGRAGSHGPATGSGPDDLQGRAPGDDLAATIVALIQGASIQAIRAPATFDPEALLATMQAFRPPSG; encoded by the coding sequence GTGGACCCAAGCGACCCGAGCAGGAACGCGTCGAGGAGATCCTCGCGACCGCGTACCGGATCGCCCTGGCCGACGGCCTCGATGCGGTGACGGCCCGGCGGGTCGCCACGGCCGCGGGCATCTCCCCCGGCCTGGTCTTCTTCCACTTCCAGTCGAAGGACGGCCTGCTCCTGGCCCTGCTCGACGTGCTGTTGGACGGCACACTCGACGCCCTGACCGCTCCCGGCCTCGCCGCGCTTGCGCCGTGGGACCGCCTCGAACGGATGGTGCGGGGCGAGCTCGAACGCCTCGCCGAGTACCACGCCGGCGTGGAGTTGCTCTTCGCGTTCTACTTCTCCCGCCGCGACGACCTCTTCCGCAGTCGCATCGAGAGCTCGTTCGGCAGGTACCTGGAGGCCTTCCTGCCCGTGTGCCGCGAGGTCGCCGCCGGCAGCGGCCCGGACGGCATCCGCGGTCCGGCGTCGGGCAGCGGCCGGGCCGGCAGCCACGGACCGGCGACGGGCAGCGGCCCGGACGACCTCCAGGGTCGGGCGCCGGGCGATGACCTTGCCGCCACGATCGTCGCGCTCATCCAGGGCGCCTCCATCCAGGCGATCCGCGCGCCGGCCACCTTCGACCCCGAGGCGCTCCTCGCCACCATGCAGGCCTTCCGGCCGCCTTCCGGCTGA
- a CDS encoding carboxymuconolactone decarboxylase family protein: MARGTTPVLDAAAEINAVSLARTELDPRTLMIARIAALAAVDAPVASYLLHVGPAAEVGLTVDDVQDVLVAVAPIVGTPRLMSSARKIAEALDLAIELGSEDDTQ; encoded by the coding sequence ATGGCTAGAGGAACAACCCCGGTGCTCGATGCGGCGGCCGAGATCAACGCGGTGTCGCTGGCCCGCACCGAGCTCGACCCGCGCACCTTGATGATCGCCAGGATCGCAGCCCTTGCGGCGGTCGACGCACCCGTCGCCTCGTACCTCCTGCACGTGGGACCGGCCGCGGAGGTGGGGCTGACGGTCGATGACGTGCAGGACGTTCTCGTCGCCGTGGCGCCGATCGTGGGCACGCCGCGGCTGATGTCCTCGGCGCGCAAGATCGCGGAAGCCCTCGACCTGGCCATCGAGCTGGGAAGCGAAGACGACACGCAGTAG
- a CDS encoding HelD family protein translates to MVDQELAREQDYVATLYARLDALQREAEAQLKAVRMLDVGGNHQSRSERDTFARTYEDRIVQLREVDDRLAFGRLETAPEDEDGTPVYRYIGRVGLRDENLQPILLDWRVPQASAFYQATAATPLGARSRRHLLSSGRRIIRIEDEILDAALLEGDTAGLHQGEGALLSALTAQRTGHMADIVSTIQAEQDRIIRSGLNGVLVVQGGPGTGKTAVALHRAAYLLYTHRDRLQNAGVLIVGPSTSFLQYIEAVLPSLGETGVVLASVGQLFPGVEASHEDAPAVAALKGQTFMADLIARAVKSRQKVPSGSQKLLVNGDTLLLKPQLIESAIHRARAGGKPHNEARVVFVKHALNSLAREWLEQLQKQGRSMDDTDLPMLREDLRLADDVRVALNTAWLPLTPQKLVQDLYARPQWLEELTPRWRAAQRALLYRARDAEFTIADIPLLDEAAEHLGEYSAVDAAQKREAKEQRKRDIENAELAIKNMDVKGLVNAKALADNFAELGDRATTAERAALDRSWTYGHVIVDEAQELSPMQWRLLMRRGPRRSFTIVGDIAQAAAAAAADSWREALAPVLESSFEADRWRLEELTVNYRTPSQIAEAAESMAVAHGLPITASRTVRASDWPVEVLTDALDAVRRERALGVGGTVAVIVVEEHIDALAAELEAEFGDIVGRGALGLLRDVALLTPQDSKGLEFDAVVVVDPAGVVAASERGAGALYVAMTRATQRLYLVSDGPLPAGLDDLA, encoded by the coding sequence GTGGTCGATCAGGAGCTCGCGCGGGAACAGGACTATGTCGCCACGCTGTACGCGCGACTCGACGCGCTGCAGCGCGAGGCCGAGGCTCAGCTGAAGGCCGTGCGGATGCTCGACGTCGGCGGCAACCACCAGTCCCGGTCGGAGCGCGACACCTTCGCCCGCACCTACGAGGACCGCATCGTGCAGCTGCGCGAGGTGGACGACCGGCTCGCCTTCGGCCGTCTGGAGACGGCCCCGGAGGACGAGGACGGCACTCCCGTGTACCGCTACATCGGACGGGTGGGCCTGCGGGACGAGAACCTGCAGCCGATCCTGCTCGACTGGCGGGTGCCGCAGGCCAGTGCCTTCTACCAGGCCACCGCCGCGACTCCGCTGGGCGCCCGGTCCCGCCGGCACCTGCTCTCCAGCGGGCGGCGAATCATCCGCATCGAAGACGAGATCCTGGATGCCGCGCTGCTCGAGGGCGACACCGCCGGCCTGCACCAGGGCGAGGGGGCGCTGCTCTCGGCGCTCACAGCCCAGCGCACCGGCCATATGGCCGACATCGTCTCGACGATCCAGGCCGAACAGGACCGCATCATCCGCTCGGGGCTGAACGGCGTGCTCGTCGTGCAGGGCGGGCCGGGCACCGGCAAGACCGCCGTGGCGCTGCACCGCGCCGCCTACCTGCTCTACACGCACCGCGACCGGCTGCAGAACGCCGGGGTCCTCATCGTGGGCCCGTCCACGTCGTTCCTGCAGTACATCGAAGCGGTGCTGCCGTCGCTCGGCGAGACCGGCGTGGTGCTCGCCTCGGTGGGCCAGCTGTTCCCCGGCGTCGAGGCCAGCCACGAGGATGCGCCGGCCGTCGCCGCGCTCAAGGGCCAGACGTTCATGGCCGACCTCATCGCGCGCGCCGTGAAGAGCCGGCAGAAGGTGCCGTCCGGCAGCCAGAAGCTGCTCGTGAACGGCGACACCCTGCTGCTCAAGCCCCAGCTGATCGAGTCCGCCATCCACCGGGCCCGCGCGGGCGGCAAGCCGCACAACGAGGCCCGTGTGGTCTTCGTCAAGCACGCCCTCAACTCGCTGGCCCGGGAATGGCTCGAGCAGCTGCAGAAGCAGGGCCGGTCGATGGACGACACCGATCTGCCCATGTTGCGCGAAGACCTGCGCCTGGCCGACGATGTGCGGGTGGCGCTCAACACGGCCTGGCTGCCGCTGACTCCGCAGAAGCTCGTGCAGGACCTCTATGCCCGGCCGCAGTGGCTGGAGGAGCTGACGCCGCGCTGGCGGGCGGCCCAGCGCGCCCTGCTCTACCGCGCCCGTGACGCCGAGTTCACGATCGCCGACATCCCGCTGCTGGACGAGGCGGCCGAGCACCTCGGCGAGTACAGCGCGGTCGACGCCGCTCAGAAGCGCGAGGCCAAGGAGCAGCGCAAGCGCGACATCGAGAACGCCGAGCTGGCCATCAAGAACATGGACGTCAAGGGACTCGTGAACGCGAAGGCCCTCGCCGACAACTTCGCCGAGCTCGGCGACCGGGCCACGACGGCCGAGCGCGCCGCGCTGGACCGCAGCTGGACCTACGGGCACGTGATCGTCGACGAGGCGCAAGAGCTCTCGCCGATGCAGTGGCGGCTCCTCATGCGTCGTGGGCCGCGCCGCTCGTTCACCATCGTGGGCGATATCGCCCAGGCCGCCGCAGCAGCCGCCGCCGACAGCTGGCGGGAGGCGCTCGCGCCCGTTCTGGAGTCCTCCTTCGAGGCCGACCGCTGGCGCCTGGAGGAACTCACGGTCAACTACCGCACGCCCAGCCAGATCGCCGAGGCGGCCGAGAGCATGGCGGTGGCGCACGGCCTGCCGATCACCGCATCCCGCACGGTGCGGGCCAGTGATTGGCCTGTCGAGGTGCTCACGGATGCGCTCGACGCCGTGCGCCGCGAACGCGCGCTGGGCGTGGGCGGCACCGTCGCGGTGATCGTGGTGGAGGAGCACATCGACGCCCTCGCCGCGGAGCTGGAGGCGGAGTTCGGTGACATCGTCGGCCGGGGAGCACTCGGCCTGCTGCGCGATGTGGCGCTGCTCACCCCGCAGGACTCCAAGGGGCTGGAGTTCGACGCCGTGGTCGTCGTCGACCCCGCTGGCGTGGTGGCCGCATCCGAACGCGGCGCAGGGGCCCTCTATGTGGCGATGACCCGCGCAACCCAGCGGCTCTACCTGGTGAGCGACGGCCCGCTGCCGGCCGGACTCGACGACCTGGCCTGA